Genomic segment of Polyodon spathula isolate WHYD16114869_AA unplaced genomic scaffold, ASM1765450v1 scaffolds_1274, whole genome shotgun sequence:
AGTAGAAGTGGTCCAAGGGGAAAGTGAGGGACAAGCTCAACAACTTGGTCCTCTTCGACAAGGCCACCTACGACAAGCTGTACAAGGAGGTGCCCAACTACAAACTCATCACCCCCGCTGTGGTGTCCGAGAGGCTGAAGATCAGGGGATCCCTGGCCAGAGCCTCCCTCCAGGAACTGCTCAACAAAGGTGTGGTCTGCTTGCAGCCGCCCTGTTTCACACGTTGAGACAGCGTGTGCAGGGTGGCTTGAGAGACGCTGTCTTCTGTAATGAGACGCCTTACAGATGTATTATAAAAACCAAGGTGCTCTGGAATTTTGACCAATTCTTAAGACATTGGTTGGCTTGCCATAAGTGATTTCTTAATTGCAGTGCATCTGTTTTAAAGAAACGCAATAACCAGGTCAAAGAATTTTTTTGTTCATGCTGGTTTTCCAAAAGTGAT
This window contains:
- the LOC121309444 gene encoding 40S ribosomal protein S25, encoding MPPKDDKKKKDAGKSGKKDKDPVNKSGGKAKKKKWSKGKVRDKLNNLVLFDKATYDKLYKEVPNYKLITPAVVSERLKIRGSLARASLQELLNKGMIKLVSKHRAQVIYTRNTKG